A region of the Frankiales bacterium genome:
AGCAGCGCGTCGACCAGCCGGTCGTAGAACGCGACGCCGCGCATCTCGACCGCGCCGTCCTCAGGCTCGATGCGCGGCCACGCGATCGAGAACCGGTAGGCGTTGACGCCCAGCCCGGCCATGAGGGCGACGTCCTCGGGCATCCGCGCGTAGTGGTCGCACGCGACGTCGCCGGTCTCGCCGTTCGCCGTCTTCCCCGGCGTGTGGCTGAACGTGTCCCAGATCGACGGGCCCCGGCCGTCGACGTCCACGGAGCCCTCGATCTGGTACGACGCGGTCGCCGTTCCCCAGAGGAAGTCCGGGGGGAAGGACGAGCGCCGCCGCCCGTCGGTGGTCGTCGCAGGGTCGCCCGGGTGCCACGCACGCTCCATGCGGGGCACCCTGCCACGACGCCGGGCGGTGTGGCAGGACGTCGCGCCACGTGGCGCGGGGTCGGACGAGGCGGGGTGGGCTCAGCCGGACCACGGCGGAGCCTGGCCGGGCCAGGCGGCCGGCACGCGGTCCGGCGGCGGCGCGGGCACGACGATCGTGCGGGCCGCCTTGTCGTGCAGGGCCTGACGCCAGGGGCGGTCCCAGAGCGGCCACAGGTAGTCGACGATGGCGAACAGGCCCTGGGTCAGGATGCTGCCGATCGCGTAGGTGCCCCAGCGCACGGTGGCCTGGAGCCAGGTGAGCGGCACGTCCTGCCGCAGCGGGCGGATCCGCAGGCGCAGCGCCCGCTTGCCGAGAGTGCGGCCCCAGACGACGTTCTGCGGCACCTGGTAGACGAAGCTCACCGCGAGCGTGAGCAGCGCGATCTGCACCGACACCGCGGTGATCTCCGCCGACAGCTGCTGGAGCGCTGCGTCCGACGGGACGCCGCCGGCCGGGACGGACTCGGCGAAGCGCTGGGAGGCCGGCCAGATCAGCCACATCACGAACGGCAGCGTGAGCAGCGCCTCGAGGAACGCGTCGATGATCCGGGCCACCGCGCGCTGCGGCCAGGTGGCCAGCGGGATCGGCGCCACGCGCGGGTCGGCGGCCGGCGCAGGAGGCGGGGGCGCCGGCGGCGGCGCGGCGTCGCCGGGCTCGGTGGTGACCGACGTCGAGGCGCCCCAGCGCTGCCCGTCCCACCAGCGCACGTAGCCGCCGGAGGAGAAGGGGTCCGGGTACCAGCCGGGCTCCATCGACACACCCGGAGCCTATGAGCCAGGGGCCACCGGAAGACGCACCGGCATGCCGGAAGGACGTCCGGCCGGATCAGCTCGCTGCGGCGTAGAGCTCGTGCAGGGCGGCGGCGGCCGAGGTCCCCGGCTCCGGGGTCATGAACACGATCTGCTGGTCGTCGTCGGGCACCAGCAGGACGTCGCACGTGACGGGGACCGCCCCCAGGGTCGCGTGCGGGATGGTCTTGTGCCGTCGCCCGTGCGTGGTGGTTGGTTCGCTGGCCCAGAGCGCGTCGAACCACTGGCTGGCAGCCCGGAGCCCGGCGACCAGGCACTGCAGGGTGTCGTCGGCGGGGTAGCGGGTGGCCGCGGCCCGCAGCCGGGCGACCGCGACGTCGGCGAAGTCGTCCCCGGCGCTGCTCCAGGCCAGCCGGTCCCGGAAGAACCGGCGCGCGAGGTTGGTGCCGACGGTCAGGTCGGGCAGCAGCAGCCTGGCGTGGGCGTTGGCGGCGATGACCTCGTAGTCGGCCGCGGTCGCGATCACGGCTGCCGGGCCCACGCGGTCCAGGAGGTCGGCCACGTGGGGGCGCACGGTGCGTGGCACGACCCGGGCGATCGGGGGTTCGTGGCCGGCGAGCCGGAACAGCCGCGCGACGTCGGCTCCACCCAGCTCGAGCGCATCGCCGAGCGCCTGCAGCACGGGCGGCGACGGGCGCGCGCCTCGCGCCTGCTCGAGCCGCTTGTAGTAGTCCACCGAGATGTGCGCCCGCTCGGCGACCTCGTCGCGGCGCAGCCCCGGCGTCCGGCGTCGGCCGAGCGCCTGGGTCGCCGGCAGCGCGGTGCGCCGCCGGCGCAGGAACGAGGCCAGCGCCGCTCGCTCCACCGTGGCCTCCCTGAGGGGGACTGACAGGGCCTGGTTCCCGAGGCCCCGCCCGACCAGGTTACGTGCCATGAGCTCACCTCGTGTCCTCGTGACCGGCGGCACCAGCGGGATCGGCCTCCAGGCCGCCCGGCAGCTCAGCGGGCAGGGCTGGCAGGTGCTGGTCGGCGCGCGCGACCCCCACAAGGGCGACCAGGTGGCTGCCGAGATCGGCGCCGAGGTCCTGTCACTCGACGTCACCAGCCGCGACAGCATCGACGCAGCGGCGGCCCGGGTCCCGCACCTCGACGCGCTGGTCAACAACGCGGGCATCTCCCTCGACATCGCCGACCTGATCACCGACACCGACGTCGAGGTCTTCCGCCGGACCTACGAGACCAACGTCTTCGGCGTCGTCGCCGTCACCAACGCCTTCCTCCCGGCGCTGCGGCGATCCGCACGAGGCCGCATCGTGAACGTCTCCAGCGGGACGGGGTCGTTGACCTGGAGCACCGGCCCCAACCCGCAGTTCGACCACCGCGCCGCCACGAGCGGGTCGGGCGCCGCCTACCGGTCGTCGAAGACGGCGCTCAACGCCCTCACGCTGTTCTACGCCCATGCGCTGGCGCCCGACCGGATCACGGTGAACGCGCTCGCGCCGGGGCTTCGGGCCACCCGGCTCAATGCGCGCGCCGCGGCCGGCGGCGACCCGGCCGAGGCCGCCGAGGCCGTCGTCCGGCTCGTCCAGCTGCCCGACGACGGGCCCAGCGGGAAGCTCTTCTCCTGGGACGGCAGCATCGTCCCCTGGTAGGCCCGGCGGACCGGACCGGCTCGGGGCGTCAGAGGTTGCCGCGCAGCTCCTGCTCGCGCTCGATGGCCTCGAACAGCGCCTTGAAGTTGCCCTTGCCGAAGCCGAGGGAGCCGTGCCGCTCGATCAGCTCGAAGAACACCGTCGGGCGGTCCTGCACGGGCTTGGTGAAGATCTGGAGCAGGTAGCCGTCCTCGTCGCGGTCGACGAGGATCCGGCGCGCCTTGAGCTCCTCGACGGGCACGCGCACCTCGCCGATCCGGGCGCGCAGCTCGGGGTCGTCGTAGTAGGAGTCCGGGGTCTCGAGGAACTCGACGCCGACGGCGCGCATCGCGTCGACCGTGGCCAGGATGTCGCCGGTGTTGAGGGCGATGTGCTGCACGCCGGGGCCGCCGTAGAACTCGAGGTACTCGTCGATCTGGCTCTTCTTGCGCGCGACGGCCGGCTCGTTCAGCGGGAACTTCACCTTGCGCGTGCCGTCGGCCACGACCTTGCTCATCAGGGCCGAGTAGTCGGTGGCGATGTCGTCGCCGACGAACTCGGCCATGTTCGTGAAGCCCATCACGCGGTGGTAGAACTCGACCCACTCGTCCATGCGGCCGAGCTCGACGTTGCCCACGCAGTGGTCGATCGCCTGGAAGTAGCGGCGCTCGGGGGCCGGCACCCGGGTCGAGCGCGCGACGAACCCCGGCAGGTAGGGCCCGGTGTAGCGCGAGCGGTCCACCAGCGTGTGCCGGGTGTCGCCGTAGGTCGCGATCGCCGCGAGCACCACGGTGCCGTGCTCGTCGGTGATCTCGTGCGGCGCCTCGAGCCCGGTGCCGCCGTGCTCGGTCGCGTAGGCGTAGGCCGCCGGGACGTCGGGCACCTCGAGCGCGAGGTCCATGACGCCGTCGCCGTGCGCGGCCACCCGGGCCGCGACAGGTGCGCCGGCGTGCACCGGGCCCACCATGACGAAGCGCGCCGACCCGCTCTCGAGCACGTACGAGGCGTGGTCGCGGTCGCCGTTCTCGGGGCCGCGGTAGGCCACCACCTGCATCCCGAACGCCGAGGAGTACCAGTGCGCGGCCTGCTTGGCGTTGCCCACGGCGAACACGACGGCGTCCATGCCCCGCAGCGGGAACGGGTCGCGGGTGACGGTGGTCTCGGGGGTGGCGGTCTGGGTCATGCGCGCCAGGCTGGCAAGGGAAGCCTCACCTGACAACACGCCCACGACACGACGGTCAGACTGCCCCGTTCTGGCGCGCTAGGCTCCACTCGGCTGCACATTTCGTCCAGCCGAGCGACGAGGGAGTGGTCGAGATGCCCGATGCCGTGACCGTCGACTCGGTGGACGCGGCGATCCTGGACCTGTTCGCCGCGGAGCCGCGCATCGGCGTCCTCGAGGCGAGCCGCCGGCTCCGGCTGGCCCGGGGCACGGTGCAGGCCCGGCTCGACAAGCTCGCGGCGCGCGGCGTGGTCGTGGGGTGGGGCCCGCAGATCGACACGGTGTCGCTCGGCTTCCCCGTCACCGCGTTCGTCACCCTCGAGATCGTGCAGTCCGGCCACGACGCCATCGGCGCCCGGCTCGCCTCGATCCCCGAGGTGCTCGAGGTGCACACCATCACCGGCAGCGGCGACCTGCTGTGCCGCGTCGTCGCGCGCTCGAACGCCGACCTCCAGCGCGTGATCGACCAGGTGGTCGCCACCGAGGGGATCGGCCGCACCTCCACGGTGATCGCCCTCGCCACGCAGGTGGGCCACCGGGTGCTCCCGCTGGTGAGGGCGGCCGCCGACGCCGCCGCGCAGCCGGTCGACGTCCGCTAGCGGGACGCCGGGCGCCGCGGCACGCGCACCCACCGGTCGGACGACGACTCCGCGCCGCCGCGTCGGTACCGTCCACGCATGCCCACCGCGACCACAACCGCCCGCCGGCGACTCCTCGTCGTCGCCGCGCTCGCCGTGGGCGCGTCCGTCCTCCCCGCGTCCACGCCCGCCTCCGCCAGCGCCCCGCCGCTCCCGCCGGCACCGCGGACCGCCCCCGTGGCCGGCACGCGGCTGCCCGCCCTGCTCGACCGCCGCATCGCCTCGCTGGTGCCGCGCCGGGTCGCCGCGGCCCGGGCGCTGGGCCGCTACCGCACCGGGATGGTCACCGACCCCGTCACCGGCGCGGTGCTGTGGTCCTCCGGCGCCGGTACGCCGATGCGCGGGGCGTCCACCACCAAGCTCGCCACCGCCGTCACCACGCTGCACGTGCTCGGGACCGGCACCCGGTTCCCCACCCGGGTGGTCGCCGGGACGTCGGCGCGCGACCTGGTGCTCGTGGCCGGCGGGGACCCGCTGCTCACCAGCAGCCAGCTGCGCAGCCTCGCGCGGGACACGGCCCGTGCCCTGCTGCCGGCCGTGCCGGCCGCACCGGCGACACCACCGCCGGCGGGCACCCCGCCGCGCGTGGTCCGCTACACCGTCGAGGTGGACGACACGCTCTTCCCCCGGCCGAGCGCCGCACTGGGCTGGACGTCGTCCTACCAGCCCTGGGTGGTGACCCCGGTGCGCCCGCTCGTGCGCGACCTGCGCAACGGCTGGGACACCTCCGCCGACGTCGCGGCGTACTTCGCCGGGCAGGTGGGCACCGCCCTGCGCGGCCTGCTGGCCGACCGGCCGGACCTGCGCCCCCACGTCGTCTACACCGGCCGGGCCCGGGCGGCCGCGGGCGCCGCCGAGGTGGCCCGCTTCGCCGGCAACAGCTCAGGCGCCGCGCTGCGGTGGATGCTGCTCGTGAGCGACAACGACGTCGCAGAGATGCTGTTCCGCCAGAACGCGCTGCACTCGGGTGCCGGCGCGGGGTGGGCGGCCGCGAGCGCGACCGAGCTCGCCACGCTGCGCTCGCTCGGCGTCGACGTCCGGGGATGGCGGCTCTACGACGGCTCCGGGGTCTCCCGCGACGACCGGGTCTCGGCCCGCGGCCTCGTCCAGCTGCTCACCGTGGCCGACTCGCCGTACCACCCCGAGCTCAACCCGCTGCGCGGGTGGCTGCCCGTGGCCGGGGTCAGCGGCACGCTCTCGGCGTCGGCGCACCGCTTCACCACGAGGCCCACGTCGTGCGCCCGCGGCCTGGTGTCCGCCAAGACCGGCACGCTGTTCGACACCATCGGGCTCGCCGGCTACGCGCACGGCAGCGACGGCGGCGTGCGGCCGTTCGCGGTGCTCGTGCACTCGGTCGACCCGCGCTACTCCAAGCTCACCGTGCGCCACGCGGTCGAGGTGGTGCCGGCCACGGCGACGGGCTGCTACTGACGCGGCGTCGCCGCCGTCCCGGTGTCGTGCCTAGCGCAGGGCGCGGGAGACCTCGCCGGCGGCGCGCAGCACCTTAGGGCCGACGTCGTCGATGGGCAGGTCGGTGAGGGCCACGACGCCGACGGAAGCCTCGATCCCGGCGACGCCGAGCAGCGGGGCCGCGACACCGGACGCCCCGGGCTGCAGCTCACCGGTGGAGACGACCCAGCCGGGCTCGAAGGGTCGGCCGCCGCTGGCGCGGGCCGCGAGCACGGCGCGACCGGCCGCCCCGCGGTCGAGCGGGTGGCGGGCGCCCACGCGGTAGGCGACGTGGAAGTCCGAGCGGGTGGGCTCCACGACGGCGACGGCGAGCGCGTCGGAGCCGTCGACCACCGTGAGGTGCGCCGTGGCGCCGGCGGAATCGGCCAGCCGCCGCAGCGCGGGGACGGCGGCCTCGCGCAGCACCGGCTGCACCTGGCGCGCGAGCGCGAGCACGGCCATGCCGAGCCGGCAGCGCCCGTCACCGCCGCGGCGCAGCAGCGCGTGCTGCTCCAGGGTGACGACGAGCCGGTAGACGACGGTCCGCGACACCCCGAGGCGTGCGGCGATCTCGGTGACGGTCAGGCCGTCCGACGCGTCCGACAGCAGCTCCAGCACGGTGAGCCCGCGGTCGAGCGTCTGGCTGGTCTCGGCAACCACGCCTGCCACCTCCGTCTCTCTCGTGTCCCGCGTCCCACTCTGCCGCACGGAGTCCGGCGTGGCGCGTCCGCTCACACTCTGACACGGCTCTGCGGACACCGCGCCATGCCCCGCGCGCGGAGCGTGGGGCGACTCACACTGCCCCGCGTCCTGGGACGGAAACACCGATGGCGCCGCCGGATCGTCCGGCAGCGCCATCGGCGACGTCCGCGTGCTCAGACCCCGGCGAGCCGCTTGACCTGGAAGGCTCCCCAGATCTCGCTGATGCCCACGACGATGAGCACGATGCCCGAGAGCACCACCAGCGTGCTCACGGCGAGGCTCGGCCACACGAACACGACGATGGCCCCGACGATCAGCAGGATCCCGCCGGTGATGAGCCAGGCGCGCCCGTCGACGCCGCGCGCCTGAAGGCCGACGACGAGCTCGGTGATCCCGCGGAACAGCCAGGCGAGACCGATGAAGAGCGCCAGCAGCTCCGCCTCGTTGTCGTTGTGCAGCGCCTTGAACATGAACACGGCCAGGATGATCCCGAGGATCCCCGTGACCGCCAGCAGGCCGCGGTTCACCGTGTGCGAGAACGACTGCGCCACCTGGAAGATCCCGCTGACCAGCAGGTAGAGCCCGAAGAGGATCGCCAGGACCGTCACGGTCTTGTCGGTCCAGACCAGGCAGGCGATGCCCAGCAGGAGCGTGAGCACCCCCACGGCGAGCAGCAGCCACCAGCTGCGGCCGATGCTGGCGAGCGCCTCGCGCTCCTCGGCGTCCGCTGTCATGGACATGTGGTCTCCCTTTCCGCGCACGGCGGGCGCCGCGCCCACGCGACCAGCGTAGGGACTCGGCTGGGCACGCGTGCGCCATCGCGCAGCGTGTCCCCGCACGATCCTGGAGCGGTGCCTACAGCCGCCCGGCCTCGTGCACGCGCGCCAGGAACCCCTGCGTCAGCGGGTCCGACGGCTCGTGCAGGACCTGCTGCGGCGCCCCGCGCTCGACGATCACGCCGTCGCAGAGGAACACGACCTCGTCGGCCACCTGGGTGGCGAAGCCCATCTCGTGCGTGGCGATCACCATGGTCATGCCGTCCGCGCGCAGGTCGCGCACGACGGCGAGCACCTCGTTGACCAGCACCGGGTCGAGCGCGGAGGTGACCTCGTCGAAGAGCATGAGCCTGGGCGAGAGCGCGAGCGCGCGCACGATCGCGGCCCGCTGCTGCTGACCCCCCGAGAGCCGGTCGGGGTACTGGCCCGCCTTGTCGGCCAGCGAGAACCGCGCGAGCAGGTCCATCGCGGTGCGCTCGGCCTCCGCCCGCGGGGTGCGCTGGACCCGGCGCATCGCGAGGGTGATGTTGTCGAGCACCGTCATGTGCGGGAAGAGGTTGAACGCCTGGAACACGATCCCGATGCGGCGCCGGATCTCGTCGGCGTCGGCGCGCGGGTCGGCGAGGTCGACACCCTCGAAGAGCACGAGGCCGTCGTCGATGAGCTCGAGCTGGTTGATGCAGCGCAGCAGGGTCGACTTGCCGGAGCCCGAGGCGCCGATGAGGACGGTCACCGTGTGCTCGGGGACGACGAGATCGACGTCGCGCAGCACCACCTCGGACCCGAAGGTCTTGCGCACCCCGCGCAGCTCGAGCAGCGGCTGCGCGCTCATGCCGTGCCCTGCGCGTTCTGCCGCGCGATGGACCGCGCCAGCACCCAGTCCGTGAGCCGGGTGAGCGGGACGGTGACGATGAGGAACATGACCGCCACGACGACGTAGGGGGTGTAGTTGAAGGTCAGCGACGCCTCGATCTGCGCCTGGCGCACGCCCTCCACGACGCCGAGGACGGAGATGAGGCTCACGTCCTTGAGCAGCGACACGAAGTCGTTGAGCAGGGGCGGCACCACGCGGCGCAGCGCCTGGGGCATGACGACGTGGCGCATCGTCTGTCCCGGCGACAGCCCCAGCGACCGGGCGGCCGCGCGCTGGCTCGGGTGCACCGACAGCACGCCCGAGCGGATCACCTCGGACACGTAGGCGGAGTAGGTGACCACGAGCGCCGCGGTGCCGAGCACGGCGACGTCGGCACCGGAGATCACCGGCAGGTCCAGAGCCGGGATGCCGAAACCGATCAGGTAGATCACCAGCAGGATCGGGATGCCGCGGAAGATGTCGACGTACACCGTGGCCAGGCCGCGGAACGGGGCCAGCGCGGCCGATCGCGACGTGCGGGTGAGCGCGAGCAGCATCGACATGATGGCGATGAAGACCGTCGAGACCACCACGAGCAGCAGGTCGAGCTTGAAGCCCTCCCAGATCGCGGGCACGACCGACCAGCCGTAGGACACGTCGAAGAACGTGGACTGCACGACCGGCCAGCCCGACGAGGTCAGGACCAGCCCGACGATGGCCCCGATGACGACGACGGACGAGACGCCGGCGACAACGACGCGCCGCAGGTTCTGGGCCCGCCGCGCAGCACGCCGGGCGAGCTCGTGCTCGCTCGGCGCCCAGTCCTCGGGGGCCGCGGCGCGCGCGGCCCCCGAGGGGGAGTCGAGGCTCACGACAGGACGGGGGCGCCCTGGTTGGCCAGCCACTTCTCCTGAAGGGCCGCGAGGGTCCCGTCGGCGCGCAGGGCGTCGACGGCCTGGGTCACGCAGGTCGTCAGCGGGCTGTTCTTGGCCAGCAGCATCCCCAGGCTCTCCTTGGAGTCCGCCGTGTTGGGCAGCTGGCCCACGATCACGCCGTTGTCGAGCTCGGCGCCCACGAGGTAGAAGGCCGTGGGCAGGTCGACGACGAGGCCGTCGATCTGCTTGTTCTTCAGCGCCGTGACGGCGGCCGCGTTGTCGTTGAACACCGCCGGCTTGGAGCCCACGACGTCGGTGATGGCCTGCAGCGACGTGGTGGCGACGGCCGCGCCGAGCTTGGCGTTCTTGAGCTCGGCCACGGTCGTGGCGTTGGCGATCGGGCTGCCCTTGTACGACACGACCGCCTGGGTCAGGTCGTAGTAGCTCGACGAGAAGTCCACGACCTTCTTGCGGGCGTCGGTGATCGAGAACTGCTGGATGTTCACGTCGAACTTCTTCGGCCCGGGGGCGATGGCGCCGTCGAAGGTCGTCCGGGTCCACACGACGTCGGAGTCGGCGTAGCCGAGCTTCTCCGCGACCGCGTACGCCACGGCGGCCTCGTAGCCCTTCTTGTTCTCGGGCTTGTCGTCGATGACCCACGGCGGGAACGCCGGGCTGCCGGTGGCCACGGTGAACGTGCCGGGCTTGAGGGTCTGCAGCTGGTCGGGCGTGCACGGGTCGGCCGAGGCCGACGCCGAGGTCGCCGCGACGGCGGTGTCGGACGGGCTCGCCGAGCCGGCGGAGCTCGACGTGGAGTCGCTCGTGGACGAGCCGCACGCCGCGAGCAGCAGCGCGACAGCCGGCGCGAGCACGATCAACGATCGGCGCACAGGGACCTCCGGGGATGGCGTCGGGACCGCCCCGCGCCGCGGACATTGTGCCAGCGGGCGGTCGGCGCCCCCCGCGCCGGGGGTGGACGCCGGGGTCAGCGCCCCTCGGGCCCCGGCTGCTCGCGCACGGCCCAGGGGTGCGGGGTCGCGGTGCGGGGCGTGGCGGTCGAGTGGGGCCGGACGCCGAGCAGCAGGTCCAGCGTGGTCCGCCGGTCGTGGCGCAGCAGGCAGGGCGCCCATGCGGCGACCAGCACCGCGAGCCCGGCGGCAGGGTGACCGGCCAGCTCGGCCAGCACGAGCACCAGCAGCGGGATCCCCGTGATGAGCCACACCCGCCCGCGGCGCAGCGGCTCGCCCGCGAGGTCGAAGGACTTCAGCTCGACGACGCCGTACCCCGGGGTGCCGTGGCCGAGCCGGCTGACCGCGGGCCACACCACGAGCACGACCAGCACGAACATGAGGTCGACCAGCCAGGGCGGCAGGCCGGTCTGCGTCGAGGCGTCGGCGGTCTTGTCGGTGAGCGCGATGTCGACGAACACGCCGACGCTGCCGATCAGCGCCGTGGCCGCGAGGCCGACGCCCGCGCAGACCGCGACGGTGATGGCGGCGCTGCCCAGCACCTCGCGGCGCGAGGGAGGCCTGACCTCGGTCGCCACGCGTTCCCCCTCCCGTCCGCCGCCGGAGGCAGCGCGCGTTCGAGGCTAACGACGGCCCACGGCCCAGTCGCGCAGTTTTCCGATGCGTGCGCGCAGGTCGGCCGCACCGGCGCGAGGCACCTCGGGGCCGCCGCACACGCGGCGCAGCTCGGCGTGCACCGCAGCCTGCGACATGCCCGTCTGCCGGGCGTAGGCCCGCACGCAGTCGGCGAGCTCGCGCC
Encoded here:
- a CDS encoding DUF2510 domain-containing protein, yielding MSMEPGWYPDPFSSGGYVRWWDGQRWGASTSVTTEPGDAAPPPAPPPPAPAADPRVAPIPLATWPQRAVARIIDAFLEALLTLPFVMWLIWPASQRFAESVPAGGVPSDAALQQLSAEITAVSVQIALLTLAVSFVYQVPQNVVWGRTLGKRALRLRIRPLRQDVPLTWLQATVRWGTYAIGSILTQGLFAIVDYLWPLWDRPWRQALHDKAARTIVVPAPPPDRVPAAWPGQAPPWSG
- a CDS encoding helix-turn-helix domain-containing protein encodes the protein MARNLVGRGLGNQALSVPLREATVERAALASFLRRRRTALPATQALGRRRTPGLRRDEVAERAHISVDYYKRLEQARGARPSPPVLQALGDALELGGADVARLFRLAGHEPPIARVVPRTVRPHVADLLDRVGPAAVIATAADYEVIAANAHARLLLPDLTVGTNLARRFFRDRLAWSSAGDDFADVAVARLRAAATRYPADDTLQCLVAGLRAASQWFDALWASEPTTTHGRRHKTIPHATLGAVPVTCDVLLVPDDDQQIVFMTPEPGTSAAAALHELYAAAS
- a CDS encoding SDR family NAD(P)-dependent oxidoreductase, coding for MSSPRVLVTGGTSGIGLQAARQLSGQGWQVLVGARDPHKGDQVAAEIGAEVLSLDVTSRDSIDAAAARVPHLDALVNNAGISLDIADLITDTDVEVFRRTYETNVFGVVAVTNAFLPALRRSARGRIVNVSSGTGSLTWSTGPNPQFDHRAATSGSGAAYRSSKTALNALTLFYAHALAPDRITVNALAPGLRATRLNARAAAGGDPAEAAEAVVRLVQLPDDGPSGKLFSWDGSIVPW
- the hppD gene encoding 4-hydroxyphenylpyruvate dioxygenase; the protein is MTQTATPETTVTRDPFPLRGMDAVVFAVGNAKQAAHWYSSAFGMQVVAYRGPENGDRDHASYVLESGSARFVMVGPVHAGAPVAARVAAHGDGVMDLALEVPDVPAAYAYATEHGGTGLEAPHEITDEHGTVVLAAIATYGDTRHTLVDRSRYTGPYLPGFVARSTRVPAPERRYFQAIDHCVGNVELGRMDEWVEFYHRVMGFTNMAEFVGDDIATDYSALMSKVVADGTRKVKFPLNEPAVARKKSQIDEYLEFYGGPGVQHIALNTGDILATVDAMRAVGVEFLETPDSYYDDPELRARIGEVRVPVEELKARRILVDRDEDGYLLQIFTKPVQDRPTVFFELIERHGSLGFGKGNFKALFEAIEREQELRGNL
- a CDS encoding winged helix-turn-helix transcriptional regulator, whose protein sequence is MPDAVTVDSVDAAILDLFAAEPRIGVLEASRRLRLARGTVQARLDKLAARGVVVGWGPQIDTVSLGFPVTAFVTLEIVQSGHDAIGARLASIPEVLEVHTITGSGDLLCRVVARSNADLQRVIDQVVATEGIGRTSTVIALATQVGHRVLPLVRAAADAAAQPVDVR
- a CDS encoding helix-turn-helix domain-containing protein — protein: MVAETSQTLDRGLTVLELLSDASDGLTVTEIAARLGVSRTVVYRLVVTLEQHALLRRGGDGRCRLGMAVLALARQVQPVLREAAVPALRRLADSAGATAHLTVVDGSDALAVAVVEPTRSDFHVAYRVGARHPLDRGAAGRAVLAARASGGRPFEPGWVVSTGELQPGASGVAAPLLGVAGIEASVGVVALTDLPIDDVGPKVLRAAGEVSRALR
- a CDS encoding HdeD family acid-resistance protein; the protein is MSMTADAEEREALASIGRSWWLLLAVGVLTLLLGIACLVWTDKTVTVLAILFGLYLLVSGIFQVAQSFSHTVNRGLLAVTGILGIILAVFMFKALHNDNEAELLALFIGLAWLFRGITELVVGLQARGVDGRAWLITGGILLIVGAIVVFVWPSLAVSTLVVLSGIVLIVVGISEIWGAFQVKRLAGV
- a CDS encoding ATP-binding cassette domain-containing protein; the protein is MSAQPLLELRGVRKTFGSEVVLRDVDLVVPEHTVTVLIGASGSGKSTLLRCINQLELIDDGLVLFEGVDLADPRADADEIRRRIGIVFQAFNLFPHMTVLDNITLAMRRVQRTPRAEAERTAMDLLARFSLADKAGQYPDRLSGGQQQRAAIVRALALSPRLMLFDEVTSALDPVLVNEVLAVVRDLRADGMTMVIATHEMGFATQVADEVVFLCDGVIVERGAPQQVLHEPSDPLTQGFLARVHEAGRL
- a CDS encoding ABC transporter permease subunit (The N-terminal region of this protein, as described by TIGR01726, is a three transmembrane segment that identifies a subfamily of ABC transporter permease subunits, which specificities that include histidine, arginine, glutamine, glutamate, L-cystine (sic), the opines (in Agrobacterium) octopine and nopaline, etc.), with the protein product MSLDSPSGAARAAAPEDWAPSEHELARRAARRAQNLRRVVVAGVSSVVVIGAIVGLVLTSSGWPVVQSTFFDVSYGWSVVPAIWEGFKLDLLLVVVSTVFIAIMSMLLALTRTSRSAALAPFRGLATVYVDIFRGIPILLVIYLIGFGIPALDLPVISGADVAVLGTAALVVTYSAYVSEVIRSGVLSVHPSQRAAARSLGLSPGQTMRHVVMPQALRRVVPPLLNDFVSLLKDVSLISVLGVVEGVRQAQIEASLTFNYTPYVVVAVMFLIVTVPLTRLTDWVLARSIARQNAQGTA
- a CDS encoding transporter substrate-binding domain-containing protein, translating into MGALPAAPRPADHAGPAARRPAPLDRHAPHRDPAPLGRARAAGARGALTPASTPGAGGADRPLAQCPRRGAVPTPSPEVPVRRSLIVLAPAVALLLAACGSSTSDSTSSSAGSASPSDTAVAATSASASADPCTPDQLQTLKPGTFTVATGSPAFPPWVIDDKPENKKGYEAAVAYAVAEKLGYADSDVVWTRTTFDGAIAPGPKKFDVNIQQFSITDARKKVVDFSSSYYDLTQAVVSYKGSPIANATTVAELKNAKLGAAVATTSLQAITDVVGSKPAVFNDNAAAVTALKNKQIDGLVVDLPTAFYLVGAELDNGVIVGQLPNTADSKESLGMLLAKNSPLTTCVTQAVDALRADGTLAALQEKWLANQGAPVLS